In Chrysiogenia bacterium, the DNA window GTCCTCAACAAATTTGGCGCCGTGAACGGTGCAGTAGACCGAGAGGTGCACTTCCGACTCGGGCGGCGCCTCCGCGGTGAGCCGTTCAAGTTCGGCCCGCGCGCCGGGGACGACGTCTTCTGCCTTGGCGTGGTAGTAGGTCGGAAAGAGAAAGAAGGCGTGGTGGTCCATCTCGAACTCTTTGCGCCGGTCGTGGATGCCGCCCTTTTTCAGCAGGATCACCTGCCGGCCGGCCGCCAGCTCCGCGCAGAGAATGGACCACTCCTTGAGTGCGATGTTCGTGGGCTCGCCCATGAAGAAACTCCCGCCGGGGATTTGCGCCTCCCCCCAACGCGCGGCTTATGTAG includes these proteins:
- a CDS encoding DUF1802 family protein → MGEPTNIALKEWSILCAELAAGRQVILLKKGGIHDRRKEFEMDHHAFFLFPTYYHAKAEDVVPGARAELERLTAEAPPESEVHLSVYCTVHGAKFVEDVATLGKLEGQHVYSDHTIDTRYNYRRPGLWVVTVRASVLPAPVVVSNTEEYAGCVSWVSLDEAIDPGEAAPALSDEAFTERIAAVEKIIGKFA